Below is a window of Mobula birostris isolate sMobBir1 chromosome 27, sMobBir1.hap1, whole genome shotgun sequence DNA.
agcaggtcaggcagcatctgtggggagagggaaagggttaACGTTTCTGGCAGAGCAGGTTTGACCTCCTGAGATGTTTCCCGCATTTTCTGCCTGACTCCAGGAACCCTCCCTCTTTCTAACACTACGATGACAAAGTCATGAATGTGGCACAGTTTCATAAGTCTactacagtaccagcgacctgggttcaattcctgcggcTGTCCTTAAAttgcttgtacgttctcccccaagaccagatgggtttcctctggttgctccaaTTTCCCCACCCCGCACACCTCAGGGACGAACAGGTTAGTGCGTTAATTAGTCACATGTGCGTGATTGGGCAATATGGGCTTGTTCAACCAGATGGGcctgttcttcttcttcttaagcccatcaaccctactggggcataggacACTGCCAGCGGCTCAGCACAGTCCTCTGTCCCAGGCCTGTCTTTCAAGTTTTCCCAGGTTTAGCCCATTTTCTTGGTGTATCCTtggatccttcctctcccagggatgaggtctttggagcttcttcTCGCatctctgtagctctgggtttttatatGGTGGAGTTCTAACCCCATGCCCAACCTGTtaatgtgctgtatctctaaataagtaagtgtatggtcatgcactttggtagaagacataaaagcatagactattttctaaatggggagaaaattcaaaaatccaagatgcagagtgatttgggagtcctcgtgtaggatgccataaaggttactttgcagcctgagtcgatggtgaggaagacgaatgcaatgttagcattcatttcgagaggactagaatataaaagcaacaatgtaATGCTGAGATTGTATGcggcacaggtgaggcctcacctggagtattagtagtagttttaggccccttatttaataaaggatgtgctggtatcggagagggtacagaggaggtttatgagaataattccaggaatgcaaGGATCACTATATaaggagcaattgatggctctggacctgtactcactggaacttagaagaatgagggaaatcTCAAAGAAatatattgaatgttgaaaggcctgaatagagtggatgtggagtcgatgtttcctatagcggaggAGTCTCGGGCCAAAGGACACAGACCCAGAATAAGAGGGcatccatctagaacagagatgaggaggaatttcttcagccagaaggtgttggacctgtggaattcactgccacagctgtggaggccagtcatTAGGTGTACTTAAGGTACaagggcctgaaggcacactctcaacatttcagcaacagcttcttcccccccgcCATCAGATGTCTGAATTAATTCAtcaatatttttgctctctttttgcaatatatctatatttcttattgtaatttttattatatttgatATAGTTCACTGTATTGGTGCcgcaaacaataaatttcatgatgtatgtcagtgatgataaagctgGTTCTGATTCAGGTTTACTGTAGCGATCTATGAGTTTCTGATCGTGACTTTGccaggattccagcatctgcagtctcccgaGTCTCCAGAGCAAATGCAGAAGTATGAATTGGGGGGTGGGGACGGTTCTCAGTGGgacttatcgaatattgaaaggcctagatagagtggatgtggagaagatgtttcctacaatgggggaatgtaggaccagagggcacagcggtAGAATACAAAGATGCCCCtatagaacagggatgaggaggaacttctttagtcagagtggtgaatctgtggaattcattgccacataaggctgtggaggccaagtcattgggtttatttaaagcagagtttagaATCATAcaaaactacagcatagaaacatgaCCCTCATTCTACTTAGTCCATGCCGagttattattctgcctagtcccatcaacctacacccatacccctcccaaccatatccaaacttctcttaaatgttgaaatcaaaccctcatccgccacttcctctggcagctcgttccaccctctgagtgaagaacttccccctcaggttcatcttaaacatttcacctttcacccttaacctatgacttagGTTGACCGATTCTTGATTAGAGAGGGCTttaaagattacggggagaagggaggcgaatggggatgagagggataataaagtagctatgattgaatggcagagcagacgcgatatcctgaatggcctaattccactcctttGTCCTATGGTCTACATACATAAAGTTAGCTCTTTGTAGCCTTTGTGCTTCCTTTGTTACATCGCCAACACTTTCTGGTTTCAGTGATGGACAATTTCGGATACAGCTTCCACCAATGCGACAATGACTGGCCATTATTCGACAGTGTGCCCGAGGAGTGCGGGAGCACCCAGCAACCTTCCCTGGTCACCTCCGAAGACACTGATCTCAGCGACGATGCCGACAAGGTCTTACCCTCCCGCCACAAGCGCAGCAGGAGGTTCAACTTCCGCAAATATCAGAGCCCCAGCAGAAGCATGCCAGATGGGTGGGGAACGATACCCAAGGAAGTGGGGTGGCCGGTGCTTCAAGGCAAAACGTCAACCCCTTCAGTAAACAGCTCCCCTTCAGAAAGTAAGTGGCAGTGGGATCCTTATGAAGATGTTTGGTCTGGCAGTGAAGAAGAGCTGGAACTGGAAATGGTAAATCAGTTCCTCATGGCCAGAAGTCAAGTAATGTCAAATGACAATTTATCAGTGAGTCCCCAGATATTCCTGATTTCCGGTGAGCAAGTCCATCCTTCTCGAATCCAGTGTCCTACAGCTTCTTCTGCACAATCCCTGCCCCATTCCCAAGTATCCAGTTCAGGGTTCCATGTTCCAGTTCGGCAATCCCACGTTACAGAAACCAGCGTTAGGCCCACCACCACACTGGGACTGGATGACTCTGACAACGAATTCTACCTGCACCATTTAAAGACCACCGAGGACAAACCCTTGGGTACTGGATTAGAGCAAACTCAGGAATCCCGAGAAGATGAGAAGGCCCTCCAGGAGTTTCAGAAAGATACACAGATACAAAGCCAGCACTGTAAGGGCAGCCAGCACACAGCTGGTAGTGCTGAAGGTCATTGTCAAAGCACGCTTGgggaggattcaattgcacagaCCTTTGTCACCGTATCAAAGGACAGACAGTTTTTAATGACCAGGGAAACATCAATAGTCACAGAATCAATGCCTGAAAGTCTATCTGCAGGAGTCAAGTGCAAGACTGATTATTCCATCACAGTTCCAGAAATCTATGAGTATTTTTACACAGATCCTGAAGATGAAGGGGATCAAAACAATGTCTCCCTGCCCATGCCTTCCAAGCATGAAGATCAAGACAGCCAGCGGCGCAAGGCAGTGAAGTTATTGACAGCAATTAAGACCATTGTATGGAAATACTTACAGAACACAAAACAAACGCATTCGGCATTAGTTCCTCTCAGGATGTCAAACCAATCTGAGGGAGCAAAGGACAAGACTTCTTCTGACCTTGGGGCATTGGTGAGGTACACACCACGTGATGGAAGCCACACAATGATGGAAAGCCTTGTGCAGAGAGGTACCTTGGGCAATGATTACCGATCTGTGGTGGAGGGGAGATCACTCACAGGAGGTTAACTTCACTGGTTACGTAAACAACTATACTTGAAATTTGGGAGGATGGGTTTGAAAACCAtaagaatcaggatcagaattaggccattcagtccatcgagtctgttcttccattgcatcatggctgatttactatccctctcagccccattctcctatctccccgtaacctttaacagcattaccaatcaagaaccggccaacctttgctttaaatatacctagtgaCTCGAGCCCCATaactgtctgtggcagtgaattctgcagattcaccaccctgtgcctaaagaaattcctccacatctgtattctaaagaatacagatGCTTGTattctggtctgagactcccccactaaaggaaacatcctctccacatcaactctatctcaggttttcaatattcgataggtttcaacgagatcccctcCCTCTGCACCCCCCCCtccaacattcttctaaactccagcgagtaaaggcccagaaccatcaaacattcctgaTACATCAGGattttcattcctaggatcattctcgtgGACCTCCTcatgaccctctccaatgccagcatatcctttcttagataagaggcccagtACTACTCACCATACTCCTGGTCTGACCGAAGAGGATGATCTATTCGGTCAGATCAGAAACCgtactgcagtggacaggaaagCTCCACAACGGATATTCAAAACCCCCAGCGTTAGAcctctgcacagtactgtgtacacagaaagatgctggaaaagggccagtaacattatgaaggatcccgcccaccctgctcatggactgtttgtcccactcccagcagggaggaggtgacata
It encodes the following:
- the perm1a gene encoding uncharacterized protein perm1a: MDNFGYSFHQCDNDWPLFDSVPEECGSTQQPSLVTSEDTDLSDDADKVLPSRHKRSRRFNFRKYQSPSRSMPDGWGTIPKEVGWPVLQGKTSTPSVNSSPSESKWQWDPYEDVWSGSEEELELEMVNQFLMARSQVMSNDNLSVSPQIFLISGEQVHPSRIQCPTASSAQSLPHSQVSSSGFHVPVRQSHVTETSVRPTTTLGLDDSDNEFYLHHLKTTEDKPLGTGLEQTQESREDEKALQEFQKDTQIQSQHCKGSQHTAGSAEGHCQSTLGEDSIAQTFVTVSKDRQFLMTRETSIVTESMPESLSAGVKCKTDYSITVPEIYEYFYTDPEDEGDQNNVSLPMPSKHEDQDSQRRKAVKLLTAIKTIVWKYLQNTKQTHSALVPLRMSNQSEGAKDKTSSDLGALVRYTPRDGSHTMMESLVQRARRGLCQSCTQNDLCLFCFACASWAMRSANSQSDMWKAALLVNLSAISAVRYFRRHVQIEDPTSLALQDTGERSFR